One genomic region from Bacillus aquiflavi encodes:
- the gatB gene encoding Asp-tRNA(Asn)/Glu-tRNA(Gln) amidotransferase subunit GatB produces the protein MNFETVIGLEVHVELKTDSKIFSASPNHFGAEPNTNTSVIDLGYPGVLPVLNKKAVEYGMKAAMALNCHIATNTKFDRKNYFYPDNPKAYQISQFDQPIGEHGWIEIEVDGKKKKIGITRVHLEEDAGKLNHADGYSLVDFNRQGTPLIEIVSEPDIRTPEEAYAYLEKLKSIIQYTGVSDCKMEEGSLRCDANISLRPIGQEEFGTKTELKNLNSFNYVRKGLEYEEKRQEKVLLSGGVIEQETRLFDETTNTTILMRVKEGSDDYRYFPEPDLVALHIEDEWKERIRAEIPELPDERKKRYIEVLGLPSYDAMVLTLTKEMSDFFEATVEAGADAKQASNWLMGEVSAYLNAKQKELNEIALTPEGLAGMIKLIEKGTISSKIAKKVFKELIEKGGDPEKIVKEKGLVQISDEGALLKYVTEVLDANEQSIEDFKNGKDRALGFLVGQVMKATKGQANPPMVNKLLIQEMNKR, from the coding sequence ATGAATTTTGAAACGGTCATTGGCCTTGAAGTACATGTTGAATTAAAGACAGATTCAAAAATTTTCTCCGCCAGCCCGAATCACTTCGGTGCTGAACCGAACACCAATACGAGTGTAATTGATCTCGGTTATCCAGGAGTATTGCCTGTTTTAAATAAAAAAGCAGTAGAATATGGAATGAAAGCAGCAATGGCACTAAATTGCCATATTGCAACGAATACGAAATTTGATCGAAAAAATTATTTTTATCCTGATAATCCAAAAGCCTATCAAATTTCTCAATTTGATCAACCGATTGGCGAGCATGGCTGGATTGAAATTGAAGTAGATGGCAAAAAGAAAAAAATCGGCATAACTCGTGTTCATCTTGAAGAAGATGCAGGGAAATTGAACCATGCTGACGGCTATTCACTTGTCGACTTTAATCGCCAAGGAACACCTTTAATTGAAATTGTCTCTGAACCAGATATTCGTACACCTGAAGAAGCATATGCTTATTTAGAAAAATTAAAGTCAATTATTCAATATACGGGTGTATCTGATTGTAAAATGGAGGAAGGTTCACTTCGCTGCGATGCAAACATTTCCCTTCGCCCAATCGGTCAAGAGGAATTTGGAACAAAGACAGAGCTGAAAAACTTAAACTCATTTAACTATGTCCGTAAAGGATTAGAGTATGAAGAAAAGCGTCAAGAAAAAGTATTGCTTTCAGGCGGTGTAATTGAACAGGAAACACGCCTTTTTGATGAAACAACGAATACAACAATTTTAATGCGTGTGAAGGAAGGGTCGGATGACTATCGCTACTTCCCAGAACCAGATCTCGTTGCCCTTCATATTGAGGATGAGTGGAAAGAGCGCATTCGTGCAGAAATTCCAGAGCTTCCAGATGAGCGGAAAAAACGTTACATCGAAGTTCTCGGTTTACCTTCATACGATGCAATGGTGTTAACATTAACGAAAGAAATGTCCGATTTCTTTGAAGCAACTGTCGAAGCAGGAGCAGATGCGAAGCAAGCATCTAACTGGTTAATGGGTGAAGTATCTGCCTATTTAAACGCAAAGCAAAAGGAACTAAATGAAATTGCCTTAACTCCAGAAGGATTAGCGGGCATGATTAAGCTCATTGAAAAAGGAACAATTTCATCTAAAATCGCTAAAAAAGTGTTTAAAGAGTTAATTGAAAAAGGCGGCGATCCAGAAAAGATCGTAAAAGAAAAAGGTCTTGTGCAAATATCTGATGAAGGCGCCTTACTGAAATACGTTACGGAAGTGTTAGATGCAAACGAACAATCAATCGAAGACTTCAAAAACGGAAAAGACCGAGCACTCGGTTTCCTTGTCGGCCAAGTTATGAAAGCGACAAAAGGACAAGCAAACCCGCCAATGGTTAACAAGCTATTAATTCAAGAAATGAATAAACGATAA
- a CDS encoding T7SS effector LXG polymorphic toxin, which yields MKILHAREIYTGIEVIQQTLKTTYEQVSEIEHAVEGIIQLEDSLKGKGGEAIRAFFNTYISLSSYIFKHSLPIMIQF from the coding sequence ATGAAAATTTTACATGCCCGGGAGATTTATACCGGCATTGAAGTCATTCAACAAACATTGAAAACCACCTATGAACAAGTGAGTGAAATTGAACATGCTGTTGAAGGAATTATTCAACTAGAAGATTCACTTAAAGGAAAAGGCGGCGAAGCGATTCGTGCTTTTTTCAATACGTACATAAGCCTCTCCTCTTATATCTTCAAGCATTCATTACCGATTATGATACAATTTTAG
- a CDS encoding LXG domain-containing protein, protein MTDYDTILAEIKYLLQAFEPAEDGFIHESFLENDVANGLDRFERRVTSITSEINNAIHSVQDIVSLPPIHADETISHINQARQHNRMTIENLHSFDEQATRLLDQILDDLLMMTSFMKEIEAMTQSGQLPISHNSVSKMMTSEAYRKLLGSLVKKVGLEPINTVERDAYGNDNSIKYHVYADGLIVMEADRSGKIHYEVVPAIPEEIRDGAITSPVDRAFEGVIDGAGKALGDTIDGLVSLYKFAEGNLQPGHINYIEKAIFAYQLIHDPKKKLGEMKDKVINFPKYMWEGMKNAWNRDVINGDAHSRAEFFSYGLTTIGIGVIGDKGLSRAGQFGNAAKLGHVGKVGNVANKIPPPIPITKGLTPAFVTGKVNTIPYNVMDDLYNRIHQASKEAFGDSRGGKVSVGGNTKKTSEANKDIPVETETFIPDNYYNNYRLPDRVSPGTTSLDKYDPLGN, encoded by the coding sequence ATTACCGATTATGATACAATTTTAGCAGAAATTAAATATTTGCTTCAAGCGTTTGAACCAGCAGAAGATGGCTTTATTCACGAAAGTTTTTTAGAAAATGATGTCGCGAATGGATTAGATCGTTTTGAGAGACGAGTTACATCAATAACGAGTGAAATCAACAATGCAATACATAGTGTACAAGATATCGTCAGCTTGCCACCTATCCATGCTGATGAAACAATCTCCCATATCAATCAAGCACGACAACATAATCGAATGACGATCGAAAACCTCCATTCCTTTGATGAGCAAGCAACTCGTTTACTTGACCAGATTTTAGATGACTTACTAATGATGACCAGCTTTATGAAAGAAATAGAAGCGATGACTCAAAGCGGTCAATTGCCAATTTCTCATAACAGCGTATCAAAAATGATGACAAGCGAGGCTTACCGCAAGCTTTTAGGTAGCTTGGTGAAAAAGGTCGGACTTGAGCCAATCAATACGGTCGAAAGAGATGCATATGGAAACGATAACAGTATCAAATATCATGTATATGCAGACGGCTTGATTGTAATGGAAGCCGATCGATCTGGCAAAATTCATTATGAAGTTGTTCCAGCAATCCCCGAAGAAATAAGGGATGGTGCCATTACTTCACCCGTTGATCGTGCATTTGAAGGTGTCATCGATGGAGCAGGAAAAGCTCTTGGTGACACGATAGACGGTCTCGTATCTCTATACAAGTTTGCCGAGGGAAATTTACAACCGGGTCATATCAATTATATTGAAAAAGCAATCTTCGCTTATCAACTCATCCATGACCCAAAGAAAAAGCTAGGGGAAATGAAGGATAAAGTAATCAATTTCCCAAAATATATGTGGGAAGGGATGAAAAACGCCTGGAATCGAGATGTCATCAACGGTGATGCCCATAGCCGCGCTGAATTCTTCTCCTATGGTTTAACAACAATCGGAATTGGTGTAATTGGAGATAAAGGATTAAGTAGAGCAGGTCAGTTTGGAAATGCGGCAAAACTCGGTCATGTTGGAAAAGTAGGAAATGTTGCAAATAAGATCCCGCCACCGATACCGATTACTAAAGGATTAACTCCCGCTTTTGTTACAGGCAAAGTTAATACGATTCCATACAACGTGATGGATGACTTGTACAATCGAATCCACCAAGCGAGTAAGGAAGCGTTTGGAGACAGTCGTGGTGGGAAAGTGTCTGTGGGTGGAAACACTAAGAAAACTAGTGAAGCTAATAAAGATATTCCTGTTGAAACCGAAACATTTATACCTGATAACTATTACAATAACTATAGATTACCTGATAGGGTTTCTCCAGGAACCACTTCTTTAGATAAATATGACCCATTGGGAAATTAA
- a CDS encoding AHH domain-containing protein → MGVGEVSQGASRGNNVPSVKTKPNQVHHYATNKKKTYTPQMEEIASKYGLDLDYEWNKELLPHQGRHPNAYHEYILDNMKQFDEIAQGNKELFLELYEGIKTEIRNNPEMLYKEYWNNPK, encoded by the coding sequence GTGGGTGTGGGAGAAGTTTCCCAGGGAGCTAGCAGGGGTAATAATGTACCCTCTGTAAAAACAAAACCTAATCAGGTTCATCATTATGCAACTAATAAAAAAAAAACATACACTCCTCAAATGGAGGAAATAGCCTCAAAATATGGTCTCGATTTGGATTATGAGTGGAACAAAGAATTGTTGCCACATCAAGGTCGTCATCCTAATGCATATCATGAATACATCTTGGATAATATGAAACAATTCGATGAGATTGCCCAAGGGAATAAGGAACTCTTTTTAGAGTTATATGAAGGAATTAAAACTGAAATTAGAAATAATCCAGAAATGCTTTATAAAGAATATTGGAATAATCCAAAGTGA
- a CDS encoding imm11 family protein, translating into MNYYKVMTNTSKENDIICHYENDYGIEQNKLIIGEPFNSWDSRFDFFYDSHEGNEPTDMLANDKGWLVVSERLKNVILKFTNKLELYKVKIFEKTTKEELINYHVVNILNVVDALSLEDSDYFTVNTKKKGSIHIINRHTLLEKKLQGVNIFKLPPNYNIPLFVSDEFKKAVENNGLTGMDFLQVKTV; encoded by the coding sequence ATGAACTATTACAAGGTGATGACAAATACTTCTAAAGAAAATGATATAATTTGCCACTATGAAAATGACTATGGTATAGAACAAAATAAGTTAATTATCGGAGAACCATTCAATTCTTGGGATTCTAGATTTGATTTTTTTTATGATAGTCATGAGGGAAATGAGCCTACAGATATGTTAGCAAATGACAAAGGTTGGTTAGTTGTTTCAGAAAGATTAAAAAACGTTATTTTAAAATTTACTAATAAGCTTGAATTATATAAGGTTAAAATTTTTGAAAAAACAACTAAGGAAGAACTCATAAATTATCATGTTGTTAATATATTGAATGTAGTCGATGCCTTATCTCTTGAAGACTCTGATTATTTTACTGTAAATACAAAAAAAAAAGGATCTATACATATTATTAATAGGCATACCTTGCTAGAAAAGAAACTTCAAGGGGTAAATATTTTTAAGTTACCTCCTAATTATAATATTCCATTGTTTGTTTCAGATGAATTTAAAAAGGCTGTTGAAAACAATGGTTTAACTGGGATGGATTTTTTACAAGTTAAGACTGTTTAA
- a CDS encoding deaminase domain-containing protein — protein sequence MLEDIAPQLGYNAKTVDTSITGNVYLITERAPCASCSDVIKQFEQMFPNVNVVVKYTK from the coding sequence ATGCTTGAGGATATAGCACCTCAATTAGGATATAATGCAAAAACGGTTGATACAAGCATTACAGGAAATGTTTACTTAATTACAGAAAGAGCACCTTGTGCAAGTTGTTCTGATGTTATCAAACAATTTGAGCAAATGTTCCCAAATGTTAATGTAGTAGTTAAATATACTAAGTAG
- a CDS encoding ImmA/IrrE family metallo-endopeptidase yields MGYYNSYKRIHFIHINNSISDSLQKFVCAHELGHAILHHDANTPFLKKNTFYSTEKIEAEANAFAVELLTPDEVVYEYKDTSVTINEVAEIYGVPKEVSHLKLINM; encoded by the coding sequence TTGGGATACTACAACAGTTACAAAAGGATTCACTTTATTCATATCAACAATTCAATTAGCGATTCATTGCAGAAATTTGTTTGCGCTCACGAACTTGGCCATGCGATATTACACCACGATGCAAATACTCCATTTTTAAAGAAAAACACATTTTATTCAACTGAGAAAATTGAAGCAGAAGCTAATGCTTTTGCTGTAGAGTTGCTAACCCCTGATGAAGTAGTTTATGAATACAAAGATACTAGTGTTACCATTAACGAAGTTGCTGAGATATACGGTGTTCCTAAGGAAGTGTCACATCTTAAGCTTATTAATATGTAA
- a CDS encoding ribonuclease YeeF family protein, with translation MKILHAHEIYTGIEALQQTLKTTYEQVSEIERAVEGIIQLEDSLKGKGGEAIRAFFQNVHKPFLLFHQAFITDYDTILEEIKYLLQSFEPAEDGFIHESFLENDVANGLDRLERRVTSITSEINNAIHSVQDIVSLPPIQADETISHISQARQHNRMTIENLHSFDEQATRLLDRILDDLLMMASFMKEIETMTQSSQLPISHDSVSKMMTSEAYSKLLGSLVKKVGLEPINTVERDPYGNDNSIKYHVYADGLIVMEADRSGKVHYEVVPAIPEEIRDGAITSPVDRAFEGVIDGAGKALGDTIDGLVSLYKFAEKNLQPGHINYIEKAIFAYQLIHDPKKKLGEMKDKVINFPKYMWEGMKNAWNRDVINGDAHSRAEFFSYGLTTIGIGVIGDKGLSRAGQLGNAAKLGHVGKVGNVVNKIPPPIPINKGLTPAFATGKVNTIPYNVMDDLYNRIHQASKEAFGDSRDGKVSRGVGETSNKVTGVIKRTQKELDDLARDPAHGGNITKGSELERDIGLALEKRGNLGHIIREKTPQGGAEFIDKVTGKKYDVKSFESYPNGHTSPKKGAFTVNSALKNIQKELDREHDVIINTTNLTPEHTSELINALKEKGWINRIIFYP, from the coding sequence ATGAAAATCTTACATGCCCATGAGATTTATACCGGCATTGAAGCCCTTCAACAAACATTGAAAACCACCTATGAACAAGTGAGTGAAATTGAACGTGCTGTTGAAGGAATTATCCAACTAGAAGATTCACTTAAAGGGAAAGGCGGCGAAGCGATTCGTGCTTTTTTTCAAAACGTACATAAGCCATTTCTCTTATTCCATCAAGCATTCATTACTGATTATGATACAATTTTAGAAGAAATTAAATATTTGCTTCAATCGTTTGAGCCGGCAGAAGATGGCTTTATTCACGAAAGTTTTTTAGAAAATGATGTCGCAAATGGATTAGATCGTCTTGAGAGACGAGTTACATCAATAACGAGTGAAATCAACAATGCAATACATAGTGTACAAGATATCGTCAGCTTGCCACCTATCCAAGCTGATGAAACAATCTCCCATATCAGTCAAGCACGACAACATAATCGAATGACGATCGAAAACCTCCATTCCTTTGATGAGCAAGCAACTCGTTTACTTGACCGGATTTTAGATGACTTACTAATGATGGCCAGCTTTATGAAAGAAATAGAAACGATGACTCAAAGCAGTCAATTACCAATTTCTCATGACAGCGTATCAAAAATGATGACAAGCGAGGCTTACAGCAAGCTTTTAGGTAGCTTGGTGAAAAAGGTCGGACTTGAGCCAATCAATACGGTCGAAAGAGATCCATATGGAAACGACAACAGTATCAAATATCACGTATATGCAGACGGCTTGATTGTGATGGAAGCCGACAGATCTGGTAAAGTTCATTATGAAGTTGTTCCAGCAATCCCCGAAGAAATAAGGGATGGTGCCATTACTTCACCCGTTGATCGTGCATTTGAAGGTGTCATCGATGGAGCGGGAAAAGCGCTTGGTGACACGATAGACGGTCTCGTATCTCTATACAAATTTGCCGAGAAAAATTTACAACCAGGTCATATCAATTATATCGAAAAAGCAATCTTCGCTTATCAACTCATCCATGACCCGAAGAAAAAGCTAGGGGAAATGAAGGATAAAGTAATCAATTTCCCAAAATATATGTGGGAAGGGATGAAAAACGCCTGGAATCGAGATGTCATCAACGGAGATGCCCACAGCCGCGCTGAATTCTTCTCCTATGGTTTAACAACAATTGGGATTGGCGTAATCGGAGATAAAGGATTAAGTAGAGCAGGTCAGCTTGGAAATGCAGCAAAACTCGGTCATGTTGGAAAAGTGGGAAATGTTGTAAATAAGATTCCGCCACCGATACCGATTAATAAAGGCTTAACTCCCGCTTTTGCAACAGGCAAAGTTAATACGATTCCATACAACGTCATGGATGACTTGTACAATCGAATCCACCAAGCGAGTAAGGAAGCGTTTGGAGATAGTCGTGATGGGAAAGTGTCTAGGGGTGTGGGTGAAACCAGTAATAAAGTCACTGGAGTTATCAAAAGAACACAGAAGGAACTTGATGATTTAGCAAGAGATCCTGCACATGGAGGAAACATAACTAAAGGATCAGAATTAGAAAGAGATATTGGATTGGCATTAGAAAAGAGAGGCAATTTAGGACATATTATTCGAGAAAAAACACCTCAAGGTGGTGCTGAATTTATAGATAAAGTAACAGGTAAAAAATATGATGTTAAAAGTTTTGAATCATATCCAAATGGTCATACTTCACCAAAAAAGGGTGCTTTTACTGTAAATAGTGCATTAAAGAATATTCAAAAAGAACTTGATAGAGAACATGATGTAATTATAAATACAACTAATTTGACCCCCGAGCACACTAGTGAACTAATTAACGCACTTAAAGAAAAGGGCTGGATTAATAGAATCATATTTTACCCATAA
- a CDS encoding pentapeptide repeat-containing protein, producing MSNYEIEINNHHKFVDSKGLKGKRLVLDEKDLSNVKFNKLNLSESVLTECDISKSDILEIDFYGAKLFSSNFSNSKIISSSFVKAEADYTNFSACNISNVNFSKTELKESDFSYSRLEESSFVASNLYKTVFNGTLFFDVDFYQAYFNETIFYDVTFSKIKNLENAIFKSINIGTSIKPVMLFDKEAKEWLLERTQSY from the coding sequence ATGAGTAATTATGAAATTGAAATTAATAATCACCATAAATTTGTTGACAGTAAAGGTTTGAAAGGAAAGCGACTTGTTCTAGATGAGAAAGATTTATCGAATGTAAAATTTAATAAATTAAATCTTTCTGAGTCTGTTTTGACAGAATGTGATATTTCTAAAAGTGATATTTTGGAAATAGATTTTTATGGAGCTAAGCTTTTTTCCTCTAACTTTTCTAATTCTAAAATTATAAGTAGTTCTTTTGTTAAAGCAGAGGCTGACTATACAAATTTTTCAGCATGTAATATTTCTAATGTTAATTTTTCCAAAACAGAATTAAAGGAGAGCGACTTTTCTTATAGTAGGCTTGAGGAAAGTAGCTTTGTAGCTTCGAATTTATATAAGACGGTTTTTAATGGTACACTCTTTTTTGATGTAGATTTTTATCAAGCTTATTTTAATGAAACAATTTTCTATGATGTAACTTTTTCAAAAATAAAAAATCTAGAAAATGCAATATTTAAGTCAATTAATATAGGTACCTCTATAAAGCCCGTTATGTTGTTTGATAAGGAAGCAAAAGAGTGGTTGTTGGAGAGGACACAAAGCTACTAG
- a CDS encoding HNH/ENDO VII family nuclease has product MSVNEAGKGAKKTINKDGSVKVSGKGAITEVIDNRPYLNPKSRPSFRKGVPETTFDNAKGPDGLVRDPLFQEKIIEWEPGQPRKNVWDMGHLPEHKYSNMHKRYLDGDLTPKEFRDWYNDSENYRPELPSTNRSHKIE; this is encoded by the coding sequence GTGAGTGTGAATGAAGCTGGTAAGGGTGCTAAAAAGACCATAAATAAAGATGGAAGTGTAAAGGTATCAGGTAAAGGGGCAATTACAGAGGTAATTGACAATAGACCTTATTTAAATCCTAAAAGCAGACCTTCATTTAGAAAAGGCGTACCCGAAACTACTTTTGATAATGCAAAAGGTCCTGATGGATTAGTAAGGGATCCGCTTTTCCAAGAAAAAATAATTGAGTGGGAACCAGGTCAACCAAGAAAGAATGTCTGGGATATGGGACATCTTCCAGAGCATAAATATTCTAATATGCATAAAAGATACTTAGATGGAGACTTAACACCAAAAGAATTTCGAGATTGGTATAATGACTCAGAAAACTATCGTCCAGAATTACCTAGTACTAATAGAAGTCATAAAATAGAATAA
- a CDS encoding ankyrin repeat domain-containing protein — protein MKIDLIAKLKNTEDFMDSFQDGDEKKLYDGKSLIFYSLSNIDLDSRYKISNFLLDKDVNVLCKNKENETVMHVLLGQIKNNIEETYKLCYRFIQKGVNINEKDSKGQVTLDYIIRMNKSDEELSKLYDLWFSQPNLDIISKDDSDCSPFDYAEKFPYRKDLLKRMEKYEKKRTS, from the coding sequence ATGAAAATTGACTTAATTGCAAAATTAAAAAATACGGAAGATTTTATGGATTCTTTTCAAGACGGTGATGAAAAAAAATTATATGATGGGAAAAGTTTGATTTTTTATTCATTATCAAATATAGATTTAGATTCTCGATACAAAATCAGTAATTTTTTACTTGATAAAGATGTAAATGTTTTATGTAAAAATAAAGAAAACGAGACAGTTATGCATGTTTTATTAGGACAAATTAAAAATAATATAGAGGAAACGTACAAATTATGTTATAGATTCATTCAAAAAGGTGTTAATATTAATGAAAAGGACAGCAAAGGACAAGTAACATTAGATTATATAATAAGAATGAATAAATCAGATGAAGAGTTGAGCAAATTATATGATTTATGGTTTTCACAACCAAATCTAGATATAATAAGCAAAGATGATTCTGATTGTTCACCTTTTGACTATGCAGAGAAGTTCCCTTATAGAAAAGATTTACTTAAAAGGATGGAGAAATATGAAAAAAAAAGAACAAGTTGA
- a CDS encoding DUF2185 domain-containing protein, which yields MDNGWRFFSDIDDDDFINNPDNLTVCNFNTVANIEPAILGIYLLPVGSDLQIVAENGKIVFFDNISGNKIDPVYKL from the coding sequence ATAGATAACGGCTGGAGGTTTTTTTCTGATATTGATGATGACGATTTTATTAATAACCCAGATAATCTCACAGTGTGTAATTTTAATACAGTTGCAAATATCGAACCGGCAATTCTTGGAATATACCTTTTACCAGTAGGAAGTGATTTGCAAATAGTAGCTGAAAATGGCAAAATTGTTTTTTTTGATAATATTTCTGGAAATAAGATTGATCCTGTTTATAAACTATAA
- a CDS encoding MBL fold metallo-hydrolase, which produces MDEQMNYGSDYKYIPATSIGSGTGVEVLPDLFSYTVQIVNIHLIGNLKTKEFVLVDAGMPNSAEQIISVIESRFGTNSRPKAIILTHGHFDHVGAVIELVKHWEVPVYAHELEMPFLVGQKSYPEPDPTVEGGMVAKMSPMFPNEPINLGKSVIPLPSDGSVPHMTGFKWIHTPGHTPGHVSLFRENDRALIVGDAFVTVKQEYLYKVLTQKQEISGPPRYLTTDWKAAKESVMKLEAQKPTVALTGHGLPMSGELLTESLEKLVKHFDEIAKPDYGRYVN; this is translated from the coding sequence GTGGACGAACAAATGAATTACGGAAGTGATTATAAGTACATCCCCGCAACTTCTATTGGGAGTGGTACGGGGGTAGAGGTATTACCAGACCTTTTCAGCTATACAGTACAGATAGTAAATATTCACTTGATTGGCAATCTAAAAACAAAAGAATTTGTTTTGGTTGATGCAGGAATGCCTAATTCAGCAGAGCAAATTATCTCGGTTATTGAAAGTCGATTTGGCACAAACAGTCGTCCTAAGGCAATTATTTTAACTCACGGACATTTTGATCATGTTGGAGCTGTAATTGAGTTAGTGAAACATTGGGAAGTTCCTGTTTACGCACATGAGTTAGAAATGCCTTTCTTAGTAGGGCAAAAAAGCTATCCAGAACCAGATCCAACTGTTGAGGGAGGCATGGTTGCAAAAATGTCGCCAATGTTTCCTAATGAACCAATTAATTTAGGAAAGAGCGTTATACCATTACCTTCTGACGGATCTGTACCACATATGACAGGATTCAAATGGATTCATACTCCCGGACATACCCCAGGTCATGTTTCCTTGTTTAGGGAAAATGACAGGGCGTTAATAGTAGGAGATGCTTTTGTAACTGTAAAGCAAGAGTATCTATATAAAGTTTTAACACAAAAACAAGAAATCAGTGGTCCTCCAAGATATTTGACTACAGATTGGAAGGCTGCGAAGGAATCTGTTATGAAGTTAGAGGCACAAAAACCAACTGTTGCTCTTACTGGACATGGATTACCAATGTCTGGTGAATTACTAACAGAGAGTTTAGAAAAATTGGTTAAACATTTTGATGAAATAGCCAAGCCTGATTACGGAAGGTATGTAAACTAA
- a CDS encoding thioredoxin family protein: protein MELLHWFQKGLTFDEYLHSMNVYKEETLYILNEFELTEEEQQQAEMLQQHKLKAIVLTMDWCGDAMLNIPILLNIAATAHIDVRFLLRDDHLELMDQYLTNGTSRSIPIFIFIDEQGNEWAVWGPRAASIQKLVSEEQAKLPNKDALNFKEKQQEMIKHLVSSYQKESHLWREISTSIIETVKKK from the coding sequence ATGGAATTATTACATTGGTTTCAAAAAGGACTGACATTTGATGAATATTTACATAGTATGAACGTGTATAAGGAAGAAACGCTCTATATTTTAAATGAGTTTGAATTGACGGAGGAAGAACAGCAACAGGCTGAAATGCTGCAACAGCATAAGCTTAAAGCCATCGTGCTGACGATGGATTGGTGTGGAGATGCAATGTTGAATATCCCGATCTTGCTAAACATCGCTGCGACTGCTCATATTGATGTGCGCTTTTTATTGCGTGATGACCATTTAGAACTGATGGATCAATATTTAACGAATGGAACGTCGCGTTCAATTCCAATTTTTATATTTATTGATGAACAAGGAAATGAATGGGCTGTATGGGGTCCAAGAGCAGCTTCTATCCAAAAACTCGTGTCAGAAGAGCAAGCAAAATTGCCAAATAAGGACGCATTAAATTTTAAAGAAAAGCAACAGGAAATGATTAAACATCTAGTCTCCTCCTATCAAAAAGAATCCCATCTTTGGCGGGAAATAAGCACTAGTATTATAGAAACAGTGAAAAAGAAATAG
- a CDS encoding PTS sugar transporter subunit IIA, with protein sequence MIRKLFRKSINKVQEIMAPLNGEIIPLEKVPDPVFSEKMMGEGIAILPSDGHVLSPVEGEIIQVAPTKHAVGILDKNGLEILIHIGLETVALKGEGFTVTVSPGDNVVVGQPLISFDLHYIQENAKSIMTPIIITNSHTLKKQYQFTEETEAKATETIIMTVTENGA encoded by the coding sequence ATGATTAGGAAATTATTTCGGAAAAGTATAAATAAAGTCCAGGAAATAATGGCACCATTAAATGGAGAAATTATTCCGTTAGAAAAAGTCCCTGACCCAGTATTTAGTGAAAAAATGATGGGAGAAGGAATTGCAATCCTCCCGTCAGATGGCCATGTTCTCTCTCCAGTCGAGGGGGAAATTATTCAAGTTGCTCCAACGAAGCATGCAGTCGGTATTTTAGATAAAAATGGCTTAGAGATTTTAATTCATATTGGTCTTGAAACAGTCGCTTTAAAAGGAGAAGGCTTTACCGTTACCGTTTCTCCAGGTGATAACGTTGTTGTAGGTCAACCGTTAATATCGTTTGATTTACATTATATTCAGGAAAATGCAAAAAGCATAATGACGCCAATTATTATTACAAACAGCCATACTTTAAAAAAGCAATATCAATTTACTGAAGAAACAGAAGCGAAAGCGACAGAAACGATCATTATGACCGTCACAGAAAATGGAGCTTAA